Genomic segment of Drosophila ananassae strain 14024-0371.13 chromosome 2L, ASM1763931v2, whole genome shotgun sequence:
TCCAACTACTTACCCATATTCACAAAACGAACACTAAACCGTTTAGACCAAtgcttttttaatgaatatgACTGTTTAATCTGCACTTAATGAGCTTGTGTCAACACCTACTTTCACTTCACTGGTAAATTGCTGGGCAAAACAATTGTCTTGTCTTTCGTCCGGGTCGTCCTGGTCCTCGTCCTTGCCGGGTGGTTAACTTTTGTAGCCGCTGTTGCTGCTTTTTGACTGCAAGCCAGAGTTCTTTTGCTGTCGCCAGAAGAGAATCGGCCGGCTTTATAGCTGCAGCACCACAGCTcgagtgtgtgggtgggttGGGGGTCGAGTGGGTTACTTGATGGCAAtgcgagagtgtgtgtgtgggctgAAGGCTGCCAACCAATCAGGAGCCGCTAAAAAACCCGAGTGCCACCCGAAGCTGTTGCCCAGAAGTATGCAACGATATTTTCAGGCTTTTGAAATTCATTTTCTGCGTGGGCACAGAAATGCCAGTTATGGACCGGAAAAGGGCAGGAGAGGTGGTAAATTCGCATTTGGGGAACGTCAAATTAGTAGCGCGCTCAGATTTATTTGCTTCACTCCTCCGGCGAATTGACGGATGTGAATGAATTTCCATCACAGGCCAGTCACAAGTGGCTGCTGACGTAGTTGCCATAAACGCCTTGGACCCAGGgccctctgcccctaaccaaTAGCCGCACCCATTGCCCAAAGCTGTATGTTACCCGAAAAGCTCAATGAATTGATTATGAATTATGAAATCCAATGTTTCATTTTTATACGAAGTTTGTAAATTGATGGGTTGATTaattagaaaattaaattagtaaTAATTTTATCATTAAATCAAGTTCAGcaagaagagaaaaaaaagagaataaaactaaaaagaaaaCCTCTTCCGCCGTTAGAGGTTAGGTACTATATATAGTTTgattatagaaaaataaaaataagaaaataggGAGAATTGTTCTCTGGCCACCATAAACAAATGAACTGAAACAGTCCATGACAAGGATAACGCTTAAAAGTAATGATACATTCTATGTAAAAATACGAGTTTAtacataattttaatttacaaaactCAAAATATATACAAGGTAATAAAAGGTAAAAGGTTAAAAAGGTAATAAGAAAATCAGAAGAATAAATGGATAAGGAAGACTAACAGGATCAAGATTAtccaaatttttattatgatGTAATTAATTATATAAGTTTGATTAtagataataataaattaataaaaaaaagaaaataaggaGAATTGTTCTCTGGCCACCATAAAAAATTGAACTGTAACAGCCCATGCcaagttaaataaaaaaaatgattaatgCTTAAAAGGGagaaaaatcagaaaatcagAAAAATAAATGGATGAGGACGACAAAAAGGATCAAGACATCCAAGTTTTTATGAAGaatgaaaaacaataaaataaaagtctaaaaataaatagttaaaattttgattatatatatttataaataaaaacaatgaaaTAAGGAGAAATGTTTTCTTGCCACCATAAACAAATGAACTGAAACAGCCCATGACaagttaaaatttaaaaaaaagttttgtgcCAGCTCCATTCagaatgaaataaattaaaataaaaaataaaaaagagaaaataaaatagaccGATGTGTCTAGGACTGAGTCCTATAACTAAGTGAAATGTTAAATTGCAAACTCGAAGgtccctaaaaaaaaaatcatggcTTGCTTTGTTAAATAATGTATTACGGCAAAATATACGTTTCTACTAGAAACTGTCTAGATATCGATAACAATTGCTTTTTCCGCATTTCTTTCCTATTATTGTGATTTTGGTTACCAATTGATCATTTCAAAATCTGGTTTTCATATCAACAAGGCGAGCCAATTGATTCGCTTATGACTTGTTCACAACAGTTGCCACCTCCACCTACTAGTCCATGTCCATCTGGTGTAATCAGTTCGGATGAATGCGATTGCTTCGCCAGCCTGTTGCTACTGCGAATCAAGCGGGCTCCTCCCACTGCCCCCAAAGCCCTTCTCCTCTGCCACGCCCCTGTGGCACCCCCGCAACTTATCGCCTCGCACCAAAAACAAATTAGCCGATAAGCAGCTGACGGTGCTCAAAAGCACGGCGATCAAAATATTTGACAACAAACACAGGGGCTAAGCTGCCAGAAGTGATGAGTGTGCCCACCGATGCTCATCTATGCAATTGCTAATCAGTTGTATTAGCTAAGGCCTCATCTGGCCTGGCCAACTTTTTGAATCGGTCATTCAGTATTCTGCCCCCCAAAAAAACTGATTATTATTCTTAAGTttctatttgtttattttatatttaaaataagacCAGCTCTCGCAACATAATTAGATCTGTAATACACTTTTAAGGGCTGGTTGGATGGACAAATTGTGTTTTAATTGGCCTAAAAGCAAACCAACAAAAAGTTCAAGAGTAAAAAAAGGGAATAAACTTTTAAGGTTCCCGAATGCACAGCGAACTGGGCTGAGATGGAGGAGTTTGTGGGAGATAGCAGGTATGGTTGACAGTTGACAGCTTAGAAGAGGTAGCGGAGAGCCCAAAGACCCATCAGGGAGCTAAGGATGGCGCTTACGCTGGCCAGGCCAAAGGAGGTAGAGGCTCCATTGTGGGCAGTGCAGATCCTTGGCTGGGGAGCAGACACATACTGGCAGATGGTACCGATGAAGTTCACCTGGGCGCGTTCGTTCACCTTCTTTTCAAATTGCTAAAATAGAAGAATAGGGAAAAATTATACGTAAATGTTGGTATTATTATGTGATCACAACTATTAAGACCCCTAACTTACCTCGTTAAACAAGATAGTGGGGACACTGGTCAGGGGTTCCTTGAGACGTTGGGTGGCTTCACCGGCCTTACGGAGCAACTGACTACCCTCAGTGCTGTTGGCACAGGTCTTGATGTTTTCCCAGTTGTTGACATTGTTCTCAGCGGCGCACCGTTGACCTGGGTACACATTGTCTGGGAAGTTCTTTCCGGCCTTCATCAGGCAGTTGACAAAGTCCAATGTCAGGGACTCGCGCGTGAATTCAATCTGATATGAGTTAGCCTGGATGTGTTCAATGGCACAGGCATGTACTTTGTTTCCGTAGCACTCATTGGGGCCGTGATGGCAGGTGAAGGTAACCTCAGAGCCTTGCGTAGAGAACTGCAAAGCAAAAGGTTCGCAAATGAGCCATGCAAATGAGCTATTGTCCTTGGTAAAAATCAGGCAGAGAGGATACTCACGTGAGATTTTCCGAAAGGAACAAAGGTGAGTTCCACCACATCGCGCAGCTCTCCCTTCATGGCAGGATACAACTGCTCCGTAATAAACTTTGCACTGTCAGGGCACAGAGATTCATAGTAGACTGCAACAGGAACCTACAGcataaaatacataaaattatttttcatgaGCTATATTGAAGGGTTAGCTTAAAATATTCCCCTGGCAGGTGTATAAATAAAGTTTATGGTTATATTAAAATGGTTTAtagtatttattatttcaatAGTGGTATCATAAATAATCTTATTCCAActtcatatatttataaaacataATATTGTCATGTACAAATACTGCCCTCGTTTCATCCCTGAGCTGTGTagcattttaaattttgaattattCAAGAGTGCAGTTTCAGTTTGGGGCATGCAAATCATGTATGGCTGAATGAACCGGATCCAAATATTGTTACTCCTTGTTTATCAATTCAGCCCAACTGCCACATGCCAGCCAACTGGCCAGCCAAAATATTATGGAACTTGAACCGGCACACGGTTCAAGAGTGTGAGACagacaaaataattaaatttttatactcACTCAATTAAAAAAAGGGAAGAAATTAAACTGAAATAGAATATTTGGTCACAATCTTGAAAATAAGACAATAAAACTCTATCAGAGTCTAACTATTTATTGGCATTAAAGAGCCTAATTATATTTGttctatacatatatttgtTTGATTCCGTATTTTTCCATGAGATCTAATGGATACTCCCCATTTAAAATGCGAATACTATTTATAAtggtaaaaaaataattaagaattataaattctttaaaatttaatcataaactcttttttaaGTGATTTCAAGCAACGAAATATGCGAATCAAGAGTCTATGCTTTCCTTAAATGCTGATGTCAACATAATTTTGTTCAGCAattattgattattttttggtgATCCCACCCAATTTTCTTAGATTACAATTTGTTGTATGATTTTCTGTTTAGATTTCAATGAATACCACTGAACAAATTAAACTCAATTACTGAAAATAACTTCTATTCATAAATTCAAACAATAACGATTATAGACTATACTAAACAAGTGGAGAGGCAATCAACAGAAATAGTATATTTAGTTGTGACCGTGACTGATGCGCAATTCGTTCGTcgaaaagaaaatattcataaatgaGTTTGAAAAGGAGTTATATTATATACCCAAAAGTAAATTGTTTAGTTAAAGTTATATAAAGCCGCTGACACATCGTAGAAAGATCCCAGCGTTCTTAACAAagcaaaattaattaaagagaTATTTGCACCGAAAGAAAATACATAATTCAATTTCAGTACTAGTATGAGGGAgctttttataatataaaatgggGAGCTACTGTTTCTATTAGTTTAAGAGAATTCTATAAGAATGTAATAAAAAACTAGGTGTGTTACTTTAAACGAATATGGATGAATATTTCTCTGAGTGTTTAATGGAGTTGCAGTTGGGGGTACCGGCACACCGGTTCTGTCTGTGAGAAATTGAAACTGGTCTGGGAACCGGTTTTGGGTATCCAAATGAAAATAACAACAGAGCAACAGTTCGCTCTCCGCGGCTTATTTATAATGTCAATTATGCTCTATGCTTTTCCACAGTGGCATTTTCCAGTGGTTCGTTCAACTCATTTAATGCCACTTGTTGCTGCCACAAAAAGGGTGCAGCTTTTCtatgggtttttttttagcgtTTAATCACGTCTTCACCTACATAGTATATGCCATTTTTCGGCCCTGACATGCTTGGCTGTTGGGTAATATTCCGCTTGCCGactaattttgattttttcttgCTTGTGTTAGTCTTAGTTTTCACCTGAGCCGGAAACTCACCTTGGCAGCACTATAAGCTGAGGCAATCAGGCAGCTCATCAGGAGAAAAACAGCGGCGATTTTGTGACTCATTTTCGGGCTTCTTGTTCTTCTGGGCtttatagttttattttcctttattttgaATGTACACGTCAGCACTGCTGCTTGCTGGTTGTGTACGGTTTGGGGTCTAAGCGCGAACTGTTGTTTCTCGACGAGAGCTTCACGCTATAGCCCAGACCCCAACGGATTTCCAGACTGGAAGTGTCGTCAGCAGCGGCTGCGATGGCAGCAGAGCAGAAGCCTGGCCTGCATGCATTATGCA
This window contains:
- the LOC6500167 gene encoding GILT-like protein 1 → MSHKIAAVFLLMSCLIASAYSAAKVPVAVYYESLCPDSAKFITEQLYPAMKGELRDVVELTFVPFGKSHFSTQGSEVTFTCHHGPNECYGNKVHACAIEHIQANSYQIEFTRESLTLDFVNCLMKAGKNFPDNVYPGQRCAAENNVNNWENIKTCANSTEGSQLLRKAGEATQRLKEPLTSVPTILFNEQFEKKVNERAQVNFIGTICQYVSAPQPRICTAHNGASTSFGLASVSAILSSLMGLWALRYLF